From Sulfuracidifex tepidarius, one genomic window encodes:
- a CDS encoding DNA/RNA nuclease SfsA, with protein sequence MGRDSWKEVVDLPVGTVVYTFPELEEDVVERRENRFLVLMRSGRKCHLHDSGRLEELIYPGNRVLVRRKETGKTRCQIEASWAGEWVVTDSSIHSEIAKKFLRGLKPEYKFGDSRLDFGSPHTLVEVKGVTLVRDGVALFPDAPTERGRRHVEELVKGVREGRLSFLLFLVMRRAFCFSPNESDRGFATAFSSAVKEGVNVLVKLFSMRGRHVVYGGEIGLCRE encoded by the coding sequence GTGGGCCGTGACTCGTGGAAAGAGGTAGTAGACCTCCCGGTCGGTACGGTAGTGTACACGTTTCCCGAGTTGGAGGAAGACGTGGTAGAGAGGAGGGAGAACCGGTTCCTAGTCCTCATGCGGTCGGGGAGGAAGTGCCACCTCCACGACTCCGGTAGGCTTGAAGAGCTCATATACCCTGGGAACAGAGTCCTGGTGAGGAGGAAGGAGACTGGGAAGACCCGTTGCCAAATAGAGGCCTCATGGGCAGGGGAGTGGGTCGTGACGGACTCCAGCATCCACAGCGAGATAGCGAAGAAGTTCCTCCGCGGGCTCAAGCCGGAGTACAAGTTCGGGGACAGCAGGCTAGACTTCGGCAGTCCCCACACGCTGGTAGAGGTAAAGGGGGTCACGCTGGTGAGGGACGGAGTTGCCCTGTTCCCGGACGCACCCACGGAGAGGGGGAGGAGACACGTGGAGGAGCTCGTGAAGGGAGTAAGGGAGGGACGCCTTTCTTTCCTCCTCTTCCTGGTCATGAGGAGGGCTTTCTGTTTCTCGCCCAACGAGAGCGACCGGGGATTCGCCACCGCTTTCTCTTCAGCGGTCAAGGAGGGAGTGAACGTGTTGGTGAAGCTCTTCTCCATGAGGGGGAGACACGTGGTCTACGGCGGGGAAATAGGCCTTTGCAGGGAGTAA
- a CDS encoding glycoside hydrolase family 15 protein, translating to MNNEFTGALLKGTDVVWLPLPKYDSPSLFSSILDEEKGGHFLIEGEVESQKYVVPNVVKTVLKDKTEVTDLLLYGDHGMVRKVHGGKARVVLSPSFNYGRAPGKVEKVSDKVYKIFGEGHDFLEVHFLFDKVSHDGNTWEVEGDGYVYLGYFSDERFGVFGKNVSFNVERGFERTVEYWKNAMRRERNRGKVADIEVSGYTGDQLLEAYENSVGILLGLMYNPTGAVVGAPTTSLPEVVGGPRNWDARFAWVRDSSTVAEALTLSGYAQEARRIIEFLSRMVSFVSKPFMYSLYAVDGSLPGREEEVSWLSGYMGSRPVRIGNDSPSLVQLDLEGTFLHAFYKYYEATGDENYVKSHVDVIEYIADWVSDNWKGEDAGMWEERGERAQNVHSKVMAWVALERAGKLMKAIDRDNPWKEARKEVKDWVMENGVVNGKFVKVVGREEVDSSLLTLPLYGFLDVNNETFQATLKEIERKLNYRGLLKRYERDFLGECVLPSTLSSLWLARVYTRMGKLEEAKAIVKAVLDAGKGFYLVGERIDVDRMEFTGNYPHAFSQANLIMAIEEIAEAESKRKETEREKEEGEGEEGEGEEGK from the coding sequence TTGAACAACGAGTTCACGGGAGCTCTCCTCAAGGGGACAGACGTCGTGTGGTTACCCTTACCTAAGTACGATTCACCCTCACTTTTCTCCTCCATCTTGGACGAGGAGAAAGGGGGCCACTTCCTGATAGAGGGAGAGGTCGAGTCGCAGAAGTACGTAGTACCGAACGTGGTCAAGACGGTACTGAAGGATAAGACCGAGGTCACCGACTTGTTACTCTACGGAGATCACGGGATGGTCAGGAAGGTACACGGAGGGAAGGCTAGGGTAGTGCTCTCACCCTCCTTCAACTACGGCAGGGCCCCGGGGAAGGTGGAGAAGGTCTCCGACAAGGTATACAAGATCTTCGGCGAAGGGCACGACTTCTTGGAAGTACACTTCCTGTTCGACAAGGTATCTCACGACGGGAACACGTGGGAAGTCGAGGGCGACGGTTACGTCTACCTAGGCTACTTCAGCGACGAGAGGTTCGGGGTCTTCGGCAAGAACGTAAGCTTCAACGTGGAGAGGGGGTTCGAGAGGACTGTGGAGTACTGGAAGAACGCCATGAGGAGGGAGAGGAACAGGGGGAAGGTAGCTGACATTGAGGTAAGCGGTTACACCGGAGACCAACTCCTGGAGGCATACGAGAACTCCGTCGGGATCCTCCTGGGGCTCATGTACAACCCCACCGGGGCTGTAGTGGGAGCGCCCACCACTTCCCTCCCCGAGGTAGTGGGAGGTCCCAGGAACTGGGACGCCCGCTTCGCGTGGGTCAGGGACTCATCCACCGTGGCCGAGGCTTTGACGCTCTCAGGGTACGCGCAGGAGGCGAGGAGGATAATCGAGTTCCTGTCGAGGATGGTCTCCTTCGTGTCGAAGCCCTTCATGTATTCCCTTTACGCTGTGGACGGATCCCTCCCGGGGAGGGAAGAGGAAGTGAGCTGGCTTTCCGGTTACATGGGTTCCCGCCCGGTGAGGATAGGGAACGACTCTCCCTCACTTGTACAGCTCGACTTGGAGGGTACGTTCCTCCACGCTTTCTACAAGTACTATGAGGCAACCGGTGACGAGAACTACGTGAAGTCCCACGTCGACGTGATAGAGTACATCGCCGACTGGGTGTCCGACAACTGGAAAGGGGAGGACGCGGGCATGTGGGAAGAGAGGGGGGAGAGGGCCCAGAACGTACACTCCAAGGTTATGGCTTGGGTAGCGCTCGAGAGGGCGGGGAAGCTCATGAAGGCAATAGACAGGGACAACCCGTGGAAGGAAGCGAGGAAGGAGGTGAAGGACTGGGTCATGGAGAACGGTGTCGTGAACGGGAAGTTCGTGAAGGTAGTCGGGAGAGAGGAAGTGGACTCCTCCCTCCTCACGCTCCCGCTCTACGGCTTCTTGGACGTGAACAACGAGACCTTCCAAGCCACATTGAAGGAGATAGAGAGGAAGCTGAACTACAGGGGGTTGTTGAAGAGGTACGAGAGGGACTTCCTGGGGGAGTGCGTGCTCCCGTCCACGCTCTCTTCCCTCTGGTTAGCGAGGGTCTACACTAGGATGGGGAAGCTGGAAGAGGCGAAAGCGATAGTGAAGGCTGTGTTGGACGCGGGGAAAGGTTTCTACTTGGTAGGGGAGAGGATAGACGTGGACAGGATGGAGTTCACCGGGAACTACCCGCACGCGTTCTCTCAGGCGAACCTTATCATGGCCATAGAGGAAATCGCCGAGGCTGAGAGCAAGAGGAAAGAGACGGAGAGAGAGAAAGAGGAAGGAGAAGGAGAGGAAGGAGAAGGAGAGGAAGGAAAGTAA